One window of the Runella slithyformis DSM 19594 genome contains the following:
- a CDS encoding TonB-dependent receptor domain-containing protein, with the protein MKTFTSLAAAFLLLTASLSAQNPGRGKVSGEIKETGGKPLPFATVLLLKAKDSTLVKGAITSETGYYEVENVVEGRYLIAANMVGFQKTYSTSFDVAAGGNVQVPVLQVKENTQTLQEVKVIAKKPFVEQQIDRMVVNVENSIVSAGGTALEVLEKAPGVTIDRQNDRLQLKGRQGVMVMIDGKLQQISMQDLMNMLQSMPSDNVEKIELITNPPAKYDAAGNTGLINIVLKKNKNFGTNGNYTLSAGVGVYEKLNGSLGLNHRNAKINSFANVSVFHARFQNTQDIDRTIAYKDRITYLDQNSPRVGNPQNLSFRAGVDYFVNKKTTVGVLASGFLNQFKMNGISSTDFLDRNRILTGRFATDAYNYNRLDNYTGNLNLKHDFGNGRELTADADYSVFKGNSGNDLNTTYYDPKDVVTSTEIVRNIMPSTINIAAAKVDYIHPLKNGKLEAGAKSSIVNSDNDMRFETQVDKQWILDPSRSNRFKYKENINAVYTNYSTKLDKKTQLQLGLRAEHTHSEGNSVTLNNVVDRNYVNLFPSVFVSRQLDTNNVLNVSYSRRIDRPNYRNLNPFQFFLDPLTFQQGNPNLRPQFTNSFQVTHVFKGMFSTTLGYSRINDVIADQIPKQIAEENKTYVTTENLDHQDNYNVTFSIPLTVRKWWTMQNNISAFYNRYRSFYYGADLDLGQFGATVFVTNNFTLPKGYTAELGGFWNSPTQYNILQARAQGQINVGIAKSLWNRKASLRLNVQDIFFQNRFAGTVKYRDLNFRVSSRWESRQVRLSFTYRFGNQNVKAARQRGTSTDDLRNRANSGQ; encoded by the coding sequence ATGAAAACGTTTACGAGTCTGGCAGCAGCATTTTTGCTGCTCACTGCTTCTTTATCTGCTCAAAACCCCGGCCGGGGAAAAGTATCCGGAGAAATCAAAGAAACCGGCGGAAAACCGCTTCCCTTTGCCACTGTATTATTGCTGAAAGCCAAAGATTCCACTTTGGTCAAAGGGGCGATCACGAGCGAAACGGGCTATTATGAAGTTGAAAATGTCGTGGAAGGCCGTTATCTGATCGCAGCCAATATGGTTGGGTTTCAGAAAACCTATTCTACCTCTTTTGACGTAGCGGCGGGGGGCAACGTACAGGTTCCGGTGCTTCAGGTGAAAGAAAATACCCAAACGTTGCAGGAAGTAAAAGTAATTGCCAAAAAGCCATTTGTCGAACAGCAGATCGACCGTATGGTGGTCAATGTGGAGAACAGCATCGTTTCGGCGGGCGGAACGGCCCTTGAAGTACTTGAAAAAGCACCGGGGGTGACCATCGACCGCCAAAATGACCGCCTGCAGTTAAAGGGCCGCCAAGGGGTCATGGTAATGATCGACGGGAAATTGCAGCAAATATCAATGCAGGACCTGATGAATATGCTCCAAAGTATGCCCAGCGACAACGTGGAAAAAATTGAACTCATCACCAACCCTCCGGCCAAGTACGATGCTGCCGGCAATACCGGACTCATCAACATTGTGTTGAAGAAAAATAAGAACTTCGGTACCAACGGAAATTATACCCTCAGCGCGGGAGTTGGGGTCTATGAAAAACTGAACGGCTCGCTCGGACTGAATCACCGCAACGCCAAGATCAATTCGTTTGCCAACGTCAGCGTTTTTCATGCCCGCTTCCAAAATACGCAGGACATCGACCGCACCATTGCGTACAAAGACCGGATCACCTATTTAGACCAAAACAGTCCGCGCGTGGGCAATCCCCAAAACCTGAGTTTTCGGGCGGGAGTGGATTATTTTGTAAACAAAAAAACGACCGTCGGGGTGTTGGCCTCGGGCTTTTTGAACCAATTCAAAATGAACGGTATTTCAAGTACCGATTTTCTGGACCGCAATCGCATACTTACGGGACGTTTTGCCACCGATGCGTATAACTATAACCGATTGGATAATTATACCGGTAATCTGAACCTGAAGCATGACTTTGGAAATGGACGCGAGCTAACCGCCGACGCCGACTACTCGGTTTTTAAGGGAAATTCGGGAAACGACCTGAATACGACTTACTATGACCCCAAAGACGTTGTGACAAGCACAGAGATCGTACGGAACATCATGCCCTCAACCATCAACATCGCTGCGGCCAAAGTAGACTATATTCATCCCCTCAAAAATGGAAAACTGGAAGCCGGGGCCAAGAGCAGTATTGTAAATTCAGATAACGATATGCGTTTTGAAACCCAGGTCGATAAGCAATGGATCCTGGACCCTTCACGCTCCAACCGCTTCAAATACAAAGAAAATATCAATGCCGTTTATACTAATTACAGCACGAAATTGGATAAAAAAACGCAGCTGCAACTGGGCCTTCGAGCAGAGCATACACACTCAGAGGGTAATTCAGTCACGCTGAACAATGTCGTAGACCGCAACTATGTCAACCTGTTTCCCAGCGTGTTTGTGTCGCGGCAATTGGATACCAATAACGTCCTGAATGTATCGTACAGTCGCCGCATCGACCGTCCCAATTACCGCAACCTGAATCCTTTCCAGTTCTTTTTAGACCCGTTGACGTTCCAGCAGGGAAATCCCAACCTGCGCCCGCAGTTTACCAATTCGTTTCAGGTGACGCACGTATTCAAAGGGATGTTTTCGACTACGTTGGGTTATAGCCGCATCAACGACGTGATCGCAGACCAGATTCCGAAACAAATTGCGGAAGAGAACAAAACCTACGTGACCACCGAAAACCTTGACCACCAGGATAATTATAACGTGACGTTCAGCATCCCGTTAACTGTCAGAAAGTGGTGGACGATGCAAAACAACATCAGCGCGTTTTATAACCGCTATCGTTCTTTCTACTACGGCGCTGATCTGGATCTGGGACAATTTGGGGCAACGGTTTTTGTGACCAACAATTTTACCCTTCCCAAAGGCTATACGGCTGAGTTGGGCGGTTTTTGGAATTCCCCCACGCAGTACAATATTTTGCAGGCAAGAGCACAGGGTCAAATCAACGTAGGTATTGCCAAATCCCTTTGGAACCGTAAAGCATCGCTGCGGTTGAATGTGCAGGACATTTTCTTCCAGAATCGTTTTGCCGGAACCGTGAAATACCGGGATTTAAATTTCCGCGTCAGTTCGCGTTGGGAGAGTCGTCAGGTGCGGTTGTCGTTTACGTACCGTTTTGGCAACCAGAATGTAAAGGCGGCCCGTCAGCGCGGTACAAGTACCGACGACCTGCGCAATCGTGCCAATTCGGGTCAATAA
- a CDS encoding trimeric intracellular cation channel family protein: protein MALPYYIDMIGVLVFAISGALAASDKKMYQDLFGVFFTGFITAIGGGTLRDVTLGVYPLAWVKDMNYLIFITLGVILTVLFKRIIFRLHKVIFLLDTVGIGVYTILGVQKSLQYGVNPFAAIILGMFSAVFGGVIRDTLINEIPLIFQKEIYATACMAGAVVFVLLDHYNIHSDWNAIGCVLLIIIVRLIAVKYRLSLPKIDL, encoded by the coding sequence ATGGCCCTGCCATATTATATTGATATGATCGGAGTATTGGTCTTTGCGATATCCGGAGCTTTAGCGGCTTCTGATAAAAAAATGTACCAAGACCTGTTCGGCGTTTTTTTTACGGGTTTCATCACAGCCATCGGCGGCGGTACCCTCCGCGACGTGACGCTGGGGGTATATCCGCTGGCGTGGGTCAAAGACATGAACTACCTGATCTTTATCACGTTGGGGGTTATTCTCACGGTTCTTTTCAAACGGATCATTTTTCGGCTCCACAAGGTCATTTTTCTGCTGGATACCGTCGGCATCGGTGTATATACGATCCTGGGGGTACAAAAATCACTACAATACGGTGTTAACCCCTTCGCTGCCATCATTTTGGGCATGTTCTCGGCGGTCTTCGGCGGCGTGATCCGTGATACGCTCATCAACGAAATCCCCCTGATTTTTCAAAAAGAGATCTACGCAACCGCCTGCATGGCAGGAGCCGTGGTATTTGTTTTGCTGGATCATTACAATATTCACAGCGATTGGAATGCCATCGGATGCGTTTTATTGATTATAATTGTTCGGTTAATTGCGGTAAAATATCGTTTATCGCTCCCTAAAATTGACCTGTAA
- a CDS encoding bile acid:sodium symporter family protein: MKESLAALDYIRLDFSAESSATINVALALIMFGVALDIKPDHFKNLLQHPRQLIAGVLSQAVLLPAATFGLVMALGDHITTGVALGMILVAACPGGNISNFITSFAKGNVALAVSLTAISTILAVVMTPFNFTFWGNLYAQANSLVRPIELDWQELLKSVMMILGVPMALGMLCSVYLPRLAERLIKPLRQASLVFFIVLVVVAFTKNFDIFIHHITYVFLLVLIHNGIALGMGYLTATVFGLSETNRRTLSIETGIHNSGLGLALLFNPAVFPSDLPLGGMAIVAGWWSIWHIVSGTSLAYYWQRRSTLTA; encoded by the coding sequence ATGAAAGAATCTTTAGCGGCACTGGATTACATTCGCCTTGATTTCTCAGCCGAAAGCTCGGCCACCATCAACGTCGCGCTGGCGCTGATCATGTTTGGCGTAGCGCTCGACATCAAACCCGACCACTTCAAAAATCTCCTTCAACACCCCCGCCAACTCATTGCCGGGGTGTTGAGTCAGGCCGTACTCCTGCCCGCCGCTACCTTTGGGTTGGTGATGGCCCTGGGCGATCACATCACCACGGGCGTGGCACTGGGCATGATTCTGGTAGCCGCCTGCCCGGGAGGCAATATTTCCAATTTTATCACTTCTTTTGCCAAGGGCAACGTGGCTCTTGCCGTAAGCCTGACGGCCATCAGCACCATTCTGGCCGTGGTCATGACACCCTTTAATTTTACCTTTTGGGGGAATCTATACGCGCAGGCCAACTCATTGGTACGTCCCATCGAATTGGATTGGCAAGAATTGCTCAAATCAGTCATGATGATCCTGGGCGTGCCGATGGCGCTCGGCATGCTCTGCTCCGTTTACCTGCCCCGCCTCGCCGAGCGGCTCATCAAACCCCTGCGGCAGGCTTCACTGGTCTTTTTCATTGTCTTGGTGGTCGTAGCGTTTACCAAAAACTTCGACATTTTTATTCATCACATCACCTATGTATTTCTGTTGGTGCTGATCCACAACGGCATTGCCCTGGGGATGGGCTATCTGACCGCGACGGTGTTTGGATTATCGGAAACCAATCGACGAACGTTAAGCATCGAAACCGGTATTCATAATTCCGGTCTCGGACTGGCTCTGCTCTTTAATCCCGCCGTTTTTCCGTCTGATCTACCCTTGGGGGGTATGGCCATCGTGGCGGGTTGGTGGAGTATCTGGCACATTGTATCAGGGACGTCTTTGGCGTATTACTGGCAACGCCGCAGTACGTTGACGGCCTAA
- a CDS encoding 1-acyl-sn-glycerol-3-phosphate acyltransferase, whose product MSHYSFFYSLLRSYVRFWHNVIFYRSVEVKNFPKNISPSTPLLIVTNHQNTLMDALAVVLNVGARQPYFLTRADIFKKDFVKKLLMSLKMLPVYRLRDGMDEMQQNDEIFQTCVNILSNGGTLAAFPEGNHGVQYHLRPFKKGLARIAFRAETEHDWNINLHILPCGLYYTHCQKMGEKLVLNFGEPFKVSEFRAEYEQNQPRTLTQITRRMSDEIKALMLHFDDLPHHDTLKWLTDTEIRKKGDLVTNVRRKAAALENLRLQDADAYAILMEETEIKRNQLTKDGIDAEIYGQSKPSAIRLVCQTLGLVLTAPVALYGWLNSVIPYSIPFSVTKKLKDPQFSSAIRIVLFALVTFPFVWLIQWGIVWGCTDLKTSLLYALSLAPTGYFAHRWARWRSETAQVWKVR is encoded by the coding sequence ATGTCTCATTACAGCTTTTTCTACAGTCTTCTTCGTTCGTACGTGCGCTTTTGGCACAATGTTATTTTTTACCGCAGTGTGGAAGTAAAGAATTTTCCGAAGAATATTTCCCCCTCCACTCCCCTTTTGATCGTCACCAACCACCAAAACACCCTAATGGATGCCTTGGCGGTCGTGCTGAACGTGGGGGCCCGACAACCGTATTTTTTAACCCGTGCCGATATTTTTAAAAAGGACTTTGTCAAAAAGCTGCTCATGTCGCTGAAAATGCTGCCCGTGTATCGCCTGCGCGACGGCATGGATGAGATGCAGCAAAACGACGAGATCTTTCAAACCTGCGTCAATATCCTGAGCAACGGCGGTACGTTGGCGGCCTTTCCGGAAGGCAACCACGGCGTGCAATATCACCTGCGACCGTTTAAAAAAGGCCTGGCCCGAATCGCGTTCAGGGCCGAAACCGAGCATGATTGGAACATCAATCTGCACATCCTGCCCTGCGGCCTGTATTATACCCATTGCCAAAAAATGGGTGAAAAGCTGGTGCTGAACTTTGGAGAACCTTTCAAAGTCAGCGAATTTCGGGCCGAATACGAACAAAATCAGCCGCGAACACTGACCCAAATCACCCGGCGGATGTCGGACGAGATCAAGGCGCTCATGCTGCATTTTGACGACCTCCCCCACCACGACACGCTCAAATGGCTAACCGATACTGAGATCCGCAAAAAAGGGGATTTGGTCACCAACGTGCGCCGCAAAGCGGCAGCGCTGGAAAACCTCCGTTTGCAGGATGCCGACGCGTACGCCATACTCATGGAAGAAACAGAAATCAAACGAAATCAATTGACAAAGGACGGCATTGACGCCGAGATCTATGGACAGTCAAAGCCCTCTGCCATTCGCTTAGTATGCCAAACGTTGGGACTAGTGCTCACGGCTCCCGTAGCACTCTACGGCTGGCTCAACAGCGTGATTCCGTATTCCATTCCGTTTTCGGTGACCAAAAAACTCAAAGACCCGCAGTTTTCCAGTGCTATCCGGATCGTGCTTTTTGCACTGGTGACCTTTCCCTTTGTATGGCTCATTCAATGGGGCATCGTGTGGGGGTGTACTGATCTTAAAACGTCCCTTCTGTACGCCCTTTCGCTTGCGCCGACGGGGTATTTTGCGCACCGTTGGGCCCGTTGGCGGAGCGAAACCGCACAGGTGTGGAAAGTACGATAG
- the fdhD gene encoding formate dehydrogenase accessory sulfurtransferase FdhD, with amino-acid sequence MSTKDVMIWRYNRAGTHYVADTVVMEEPLEIRIRFKDNAEKWVERPLSITMRTPGDDPELAIGFLFTEGMLRPEQLDKVTMGLENTVTVHVKPDTNPELEKMQRNFYATSSCGVCGKSSLDALGYTYGNLHFAEELPPLSPELITSLPQALTDRQTIFDETGGIHAAGLFDWEANLILAAEDVGRHNAVDKIAGKALRNQQASLDRHILVLSGRACFELLHKALALNIPVVVAVGAPSSLAIETAERFGQTLIGFTREGRFNVYSGMNRIHSSHLSKI; translated from the coding sequence ATGAGCACAAAAGATGTAATGATATGGCGGTACAATCGGGCCGGGACCCATTACGTGGCCGATACCGTTGTGATGGAAGAACCGCTGGAAATCCGCATCCGATTTAAAGATAATGCCGAAAAATGGGTCGAACGGCCGCTGTCGATCACCATGCGAACCCCCGGCGATGACCCCGAACTTGCCATCGGCTTTCTGTTTACGGAAGGGATGCTGAGGCCGGAGCAATTGGACAAAGTGACGATGGGACTCGAAAATACCGTCACGGTTCACGTTAAACCCGACACCAACCCCGAATTGGAGAAAATGCAGCGCAACTTTTACGCTACGTCGAGTTGCGGTGTTTGCGGAAAATCCTCCCTGGATGCGTTGGGGTATACCTACGGAAACCTGCATTTTGCGGAGGAGCTACCCCCTTTATCACCCGAACTGATCACTTCATTGCCCCAAGCACTGACCGACCGACAAACGATCTTTGACGAAACAGGCGGCATCCACGCTGCCGGGCTGTTTGATTGGGAAGCAAATCTTATCCTTGCGGCCGAAGATGTGGGCCGGCACAATGCCGTGGATAAAATAGCGGGCAAAGCCCTGAGAAATCAACAAGCGTCTTTGGACCGCCACATTTTAGTATTAAGCGGACGGGCCTGTTTTGAGTTGTTGCACAAAGCATTGGCTTTAAACATACCGGTTGTGGTAGCCGTTGGAGCACCGTCGAGTCTGGCCATTGAAACGGCCGAACGTTTTGGCCAAACTCTCATCGGTTTTACGCGCGAGGGCCGCTTTAATGTGTATTCGGGAATGAACCGAATTCATTCCTCACACCTTTCCAAGATATAA